One window of Ictalurus punctatus breed USDA103 chromosome 22, Coco_2.0, whole genome shotgun sequence genomic DNA carries:
- the ucrp gene encoding ubiquitin cross-reactive protein (The RefSeq protein has 5 substitutions compared to this genomic sequence) encodes MMELIITLLNGQTHNVHVNPNATVGELKREIAPRFKARPSQLKLSITNGQILELDQDQKTVGDYGLRSGSKVMLLICTTPIPFQVFVKNEKGQTKTYDVTDDETVDQLMRKIYQKEGVPVDQQRLIYEGRQLDSGRKLQDYNIISGSTIHMTLRLRGG; translated from the coding sequence ATGATGGAGCTGATCATCACACTCCTGAATGGACAAACGCATAACGTGCACGTGAATCCAAATGCCACCGTTGGTGAACTCAAGAGAGAAATTGCCCCACGCTTTAAAGCAAGACCTTCACAGCTGAAGCTTTCCATCACTAATGGACAAATCTTGCAGCTGGACCAGGACCAGAAGACTGTGGGCGATTACGGCCTGAGGTCAGGATCAAAAGTGATGCTGCTGATCTGCACGACCCCCGTACCGTTTCAGGTGTTCGTGAAGAATGAGAAGGGCCAGACGAAAACATATGACGTCACTGACGATGAGACCGTCGATCAGTTGATGAGGAAGATCTACCAGAAAGAAGGTGTACCAGTGGACCAGCAGCGGCTGATCTACGAAGGCCGACAGCTCGAATCTGGCTGGAAGCTGCAGGATTACAACATTGTTTCTGGAAGCACCATTCACATGACCCTCCGTCTGCGTGGAGGCTGA
- the LOC108255604 gene encoding uncharacterized protein LOC108255604 — protein sequence MMELIIKLLSGETQSVYVNPNDTVAELKQKLASLFKARPSQLKLSITNGQILQLDHDQKTVRDYGLSSGSTVMLLICTTPAPFQVFVKNEKGQTKTYDVTDDETVDELMRKIYQKERTPVDQQRLIYSGRQLESGRKLQDYNIVSGSTIHMTLRLRGG from the coding sequence ATGATGGAGCTCATCATCAAACTCCTGAGTGGGGAAACGCAAAGCGTGTACGTGAATCCTAATGACACCGTTGCTGAACTCAAGCAAAAACTTGCATCACTCTTTAAAGCAAGACCTTCACAGCTGAAGCTTTCCATCACCAATGGACAAATCTTGCAGCTGGACCATGACCAGAAGACGGTGAGAGATTACGGCCTGAGTTCAGGATCCACCGTGATGCTGCTGATCTGCACGACCCCCGCACCGTTTCAGGTGTTCGTGAAGAATGAGAAGGGCCAGACGAAAACGTACGACGTCACTGATGATGAGACCGTCGATGAGTTGATGAGGAAGATCTACCAGAAAGAACGAACACCAGTGGACCAGCAGCGGCTGATCTACAGCGGCCGACAGCTCGAATCTGGCAGGAAGCTGCAGGATTACAACATCGTTTCTGGAAGCACCATTCACATGACCCTCCGTCTGCGTGGAGGCTGA
- the LOC108255606 gene encoding uncharacterized protein LOC108255606: MDLTIKDLSGKQQRVNVLPSSTIGELKQRIAPHFQARASRLKLSASSGQILDHDQKTVSDYGLSSGSTVMLLVSMTPVPFQVFVKNEKGQIKTYDVTDDETVDQLMTKVRQKEGVPVDQQRLIYNGQQLECGRKLQDYNIVSESTIYMTLRLRGG; the protein is encoded by the coding sequence ATGGACCTCACTATCAAAGACCTAAGTGGAAAACAGCAGCGTGTGAATGTGTTGCCAAGTTCCACCATTGGTGAACTCAAGCAACGCATTGCTCCTCACTTTCAGGCAAGAGCCTCACGCCTGAAGCTTTCAGCCAGCAGCGGTCAGATCCTGGACCATGACCAGAAGACCGTGAGCGATTACGGTCTGAGTTCAGGATCCACAGTGATGCTGCTGGTCTCCATGACTCCCGTGCCCTTTCAGGTTTTCGTGAAGAATGAGAAGGGCCAGATAAAAACATACGACGTCACTGACGACGAGACCGTCGATCAGTTGATGACAAAGGTCCGGCAGAAAGAAGGTGTACCAGTGGACCAGCAGCGGCTGATCTATAACGGCCAACAGCTGGAGTGTGGCAGGAAGCTGCAGGATTACAACATTGTTTCGGAAAGCACCATTTACATGACCCTCCGTCTGCGTGGAGGCTGA
- the LOC108255605 gene encoding uncharacterized protein LOC108255605 — protein MMELIIKLLSGETQSVYVNPNDTVAELKQKLASLFKARPSQLKLSITNGQILQLDHDQKTVRDYGLSSGSTVMLLICTTPAPFQVFVKNEKGQTKTYDVTDDETVDELMRKIYQKERTPVDQQRLIYSGRQLESGRKLQDYSIVSGSTIHMTLRLRGG, from the coding sequence ATGATGGAGCTCATCATCAAACTCCTGAGTGGGGAAACGCAAAGCGTGTACGTGAATCCTAATGACACCGTTGCTGAACTCAAGCAAAAACTTGCATCACTCTTTAAAGCAAGACCTTCACAGCTGAAGCTTTCCATCACCAATGGACAAATCTTGCAGCTGGACCATGACCAGAAGACGGTGAGAGATTACGGCCTGAGTTCAGGATCCACCGTGATGCTGCTGATCTGCACGACCCCCGCACCGTTTCAGGTGTTCGTGAAGAATGAGAAGGGCCAGACGAAAACGTACGACGTCACTGACGATGAGACCGTCGATGAGTTGATGAGGAAGATCTACCAGAAAGAACGAACACCAGTGGACCAGCAGCGGCTGATCTACAGCGGCCGACAGCTCGAATCTGGCAGGAAGCTGCAGGATTACAGCATCGTTTCTGGAAGCACCATTCACATGACCCTCCGTCTGCGTGGAGGCTGA